The region CAGCGTAGAAGCCAAAGCCCAGCCTGCGCCCGTCAAGGCAGAACAGGCCGGCGCCAGCCAGAGTGGGGAATCGGTACACCTGAGCAATGAGGCTCAACAGTTGCAGAAGGTCACTGACTCGCTGCGCGATCAACCCGTTGTCAATAAAGCCCGCGTGGCCGAATTGAAGCAGGCCGTCGCCGATGGCAGCTATAAAGTCGACAGCAACCGTGTAGCCAGCAAGCTGCTTAACTTCGAAGCCGAGCGCTAGGCAAAGGCCTGCGCAGGGCTTTTGGACGCTTAAAACCCAAGGCCAGCCATGCACCACGACGAACATTTGCTTCAACTGATCATTGATGATCTGGCGCCGACGCAACATTTGCTCGAGCTGCTCAAAGAAGAATCCCTGGCCCTGTATGGTCGGGATATGCGCTTGCTGGAAGAAATTCTGGCGCGCAAGCAGTCGCTGATTGTGCTGCTGGAGCAGCATGGCAAGAAGCGCAGCGAAATTCTGATCAGCCTCGGCCTGCCGGCTGATCACGACGGCCTCTCACAGCTCGCCAGCCATTCTTCGGTCGGCGATCAGTTGCTGGCGCAGAGCACCGCACTCAATCAATTACTCGCCCAGTGCCAGGAAGCCAACCTGCTCAATGGCCAGTCGATCCAGCTTCAGCAAGCTACGACCGCCAACCAGCTGCGTATACTTCACGGCGGAGAGCCTCCGGCGCTGTACAACGCCCAAGGTTCCACCTCGCGGCTGGTCAAGCCAAGCACCCGCAGCCAAGCCTGACGCCGGTTTACAGCGCGCCCTATCCAAGGCGCGCAACATACTGGCAAAATGCCGGTTCTTGCGTGTAGTCGTACTTTGTCTGGAGATGGAAGAACCGTGTTCAACGCCCTTAACGCGGAAGATGCTCCGCAGCCACCCAAGGTGCTCACCACGCCTCTGGAAATCGCCAGCACGTTGCGGATGCTGCAAGAAAGTCATGATCCGCTGATCATCACCTTCCACGAACGCAGCCAGCGCTTCCAAAGCTACCTGGTGGACGTTGACCGGGACAGCAAGACGCTGGCCCTGGACGAAATGATTCCCCGCGACGGTGAACGCTATCTCGAGAATGGTGAACCCTTTCGTATCGAAGGCTTCCATGACGGTGTGCGGGTCGCTTGGGAAAGCAACGGCACGCTGACCATCAGCGAAAAAGACGGTCATCGCATCTACACCGGCAGCATGCCTGCCGAGGTGGTCTACCATCAGCGCCGCAATGCCTTCCGCGCCGCGTTGAAGCTGGCGCAATTGGTCAGCATCGAGCTGGGCGGCGAAAAGCTCAAGGCCCCCATCAGCGGCAAGCTGCTGGATATATCCGCCACTGGCTGCAAGTTGCGCTTTGAAGGTGATATTTCCGAGCGCCTGCAACTGGGCCAGGTCTACGACCGTTTTATCGCCGCCCTGCCCTTCGGCAGCATGACCACTTCCGTCGAGCTGCGTTACCTGCACTTCGAAGACAAGATCAACACCACCTTCGCCGGTGTGCGTTTCCACAACATGAGCGGCCTGGTGCAGCGCCAGGTGGAACGTTTTGTGTACCAGCTGCAGCGCGAAGCGCGGCGGTTCGACAAGGATGACGATCTTTAAGCCTTAACGACCGCGGTAAAAAAACGGGCAGATCCTGATGGGATCTGCCCGTTTTTGCTATCAGGGGCGCGCCCTGCTCAAATCGTGGGGGTGGTCGTCCGGGCCCAGAGGCTCCGGTGGCCCTTCGAAAGCCGGCTCATCCACTGGCGGTTGCGGATCAGTTTCAGGCTCCGGGTCCGGGACGGCGTTCTGCATCTGCTCTTGCACCACCGCCTCGTCCACGCGTGGGTCCAGGCACGCGACCAGCGGCGAGCTGGACATGCTGTCGGGCATCGCCACGTGATGCAGTGGCGCATCGTCCACTTGATGCAGGTTGGTCACCGCTTTTGGCCGGATACGCCACACCAGAATCAACGCACACAGGCTGAAAAACGCATACAGCATGTGACTGCCAAACAGCTTCATGACCACACCGGCCAAGAGCGGCCCGATACTCGCACCGACCCCGTAAGTCACCAGCAACATGGCCGTCAGCGACACTCGGCGATCACCCTCCACATGGTCGTTGGAAAATGCTACCGCCAGCGGGTATAGGCAGAATTGCACCAGCGAACACAAGAACCCTGCCACGAACAGCACTTCCAAAGGCACGTGGGTCATCACGGCCAACGGCAACGCCGCCACCGCCAGGCACAAAGCAAAGCAGCGAATCAACAAAGCCCGGTCATAGCGGTCCGACAACCAGCCCAACGGCCATTGCACCAGCAGCCCGGCGAAAATACAGCTACCCATAAACAGACCGACCTGCTCGGTGGTCAGCCCCTGCTGAGAGGCATAGAGCGGCGCCAAACCGTAGAACGAACCCACGATCAAACCCGCGCCCAACACCGTACTGAGCGACTGCGGCACCCGCTTGATAAAGAAGCGCGGCTCCATCGGGGCAGGATGCAGAGGCGCCGGGTGAATCCGCCGAGTCATGGCCACCGGCACCAGGCACAACGCAAAGCACAGAGCGACCAGCATCAGCAATTCGAGACCGAGCTCGGGGTGCATCACCAGGATCAACTGACCCAACACCAACCCGAGGTAGGACGCGATCATATAGCCGCTGAACACCACGCCCCGCTGCTTGGCATCCGCCTGCTCATTGAGCCAGCTTTCGATGACCATGTACTGGCACATCATGCCCAGACCCACGATCATCCGCAGCACGATCCAGGCTGGCAGCCAGTTGATCAGGCCATGTCCCAACACCGCCGCGCCGACAATCCCGGCGCAGGTGGCATATGCACGGATGTGCCCGACCCGGGCGATCAGGCGATGCCCGATCTTGCCACCCAGCACCAGGCCAAAGTAGTTGGCGGCCATGAGCGCACCCACCCACAGGCTGTCGACATGGTCGGCCGCCAGGCGCAAGGCAAGGTAAGTACTGAGCAGGCCGGACCCGATCAACATCATCAAGGAGGCGAAATAAAGGGCTCGAAAAGATTTCCAGATTTGGCGCATCGGCGTTCCGAGCGGCTCCTTGCAGTGAGGGACAGGGCTATCGGCATGATAGTCCGGTGTGACCAGGCCCGGACAGGCGATGTAGGCTGTTTTCCGGGAATATTTTACTTAATAGCTCAGACGCTGCCTGGCCGGTTGCAAGGTACAAAGGTTGCGATAAATACCCACGCACCTGCTGTGAACGCTGATCACCGGCAAGGTTCGACCGGTGTTCGTCAAGCACGCACAAAAAAGCCCCGCCAGAGCAATCTGTGCGGGGCTTTATGTGCGAGGCTTTTTATACGGGCCACGAATCTGGTGTCCCAGGGCCGGTTCGAACGGCCAACCTTCCCCTTAGGAGGGGGATGCTCTATCCAATTGAGCTACTGGGACAAATGACAGCCATCCGGCCTACGGCGCAGCGACGGACGGCGTGCATGTTAACGGCCGAGGTGGGTTTTGTCATGTCGTCCGTAGGCTTTTTGAGTGTAGGCCGATCCTTGTTCGCAGAATGCCTGCTTCGCCCTGTAATCGCGGGCACCCGGGCACCATCGTGCAAAATGCACTCCCCCAAAATGCCATCATTGCAAATTGCAACCTGTCGACCCTTTGAAGTAGACTCAAGCCATTGATTTTATTGAAATAATACATTGGCACGAGACCTGCAATACTTCTCCTACAAGACCCATTCAGCCACGGCGTTAAGCGGAGAACATGACCATGAACAGTGCCCTTCTGTTAGCCCTCAACACCATAGCCCTGGCTGCACTGGTGATGTTCCATTTTCAGTCGACTGGCAGCAACGATCCAGCCCAGATCAGCCAGGCAGTGCCGCACCATCTGCAACAGCGCCCGCAACTGGCGGTGATGACGCCCGACGCGCAATCGCCGGTACGCCTGACCCAAGGCACCCAGGCCGCGCCCGCATCTGAACATTGGGTATTCTGAGGAAACCGCTCGTGACCAAATCCGCCTGGCTATTTTTATGCCTGACCATTGCCGCCGGCATCCTGGGCCTGGGTACCCGTTCGCAAGATGGACAAACGACCGCTTATGTTGCCGCTGGCGTGTTTGCTAGCCTGCTCCTGCTGACGCTCATCGTGGGCCGCAGAATCAAATTCGACCCGGTTTTACGCTGACCCCGCCTGCGCCCCACCTCTCCCGACCTTATGTCGCCCCGTCCTAGTAAATTAGCAAATTGCCACTAGTCTTAAAGGTAAGGGCAAAATGCCACTTTGCGATAGGATGTGCGGCCTCAACCCCTGAGCAGACTTGGACTTACGGGAAGTTCCGTTGAAGAATCGCTCGTCGAAAAGTTTTCCAACCAGTCCGCAAAAATGCAAATGAGTGCTGGCATTACGCCTTTAGGCAGTTCAATATTTGTCACAGAATTGACGCCAAGGAACTGTCAAATCTGAGGCATGATGCGATCTCTTTGCAATTCGGGTTGAACTTTGGTCGTGAGCCTTGTCATAACACTCATCTTGCGGCCAATTCCAAAAACCGCTCCCCTGAACTAACCGGTTAAATATATGCGCCCATTGAAACAGGCAATTTATTCCAGCCGTACGGCTGACAAGTTCGTCGTACGTCTGCCAGACGGAATGCGGGAACGCATTGCCGAGGTGGCTCGCAATCATCACCGCAGCATGAACTCCGAAATCATCGCGCGCCTGGAACAGAGCCTTATTCAGGAAGGTGCGTTGGGCGAAGAGTTGAGCATGCGCCTGGACAGCCCAGAGCTGTCACTGCACGAACGCGAACTGCTGCAGCGTTTTCGTCAGCTCTCCCACCGCCAGCAAAATGCTCTCGTCTCGCTTATCGCGCACGACGTTGAGGCGGCCGCAGAAGCCAATTAATCTGCAGTTGAAAGCCGAAGCCAGCCATGTGCTGGCTTTTTTTTGCCTGCGATTTGGGAAAGGAACGTCAGGAAGAGCAAGCAAAGCGGGAGCAGATCTGCTCCCGCTGGAATGGATCAGAGCAGGAAGATGGTCGCCAACCCCAGGAAGATGAAAAACCCACCACTGTCGGTCATGGCCGTAATCATCACACTCGCACCCATGGCCGGGTCGCGCCCGAGGCGGGCCAGCGTCATGGGGATCAGCACCCCCATCAGCGCAGCCAGCAGCAGGTTGAGGGTCATGGCGGCCGTCATCACGACGCCCAGCGACCAACTGCCATACAGCAAGTAGGCCACCACGCCGATCACGCCGCCCCACACCAAGCCGTTAATCAGCCCCACTACCAACTCTTTGCGCAGCAAGCGCGAGGAATTGGCCGTACTCACCTGGTCCAGTGCCATCGCGCGCACGATCATGGTGATGGTCTGATTACCGGAGTTGCCGCCAATACCGGCCACAATCGGCATCAGCGCCGCCAGGGCCACCAGCTTCTCGATAGAGCCTTCAAACAGCCCGATCACGCGCGAGGCGATGAAGGCCGTGATCAGGTTGATCGCCAGCCAGGCCCAACGGTTATGCAGGGAACGCCAGACCGATGCAAAAATATCTTCCTCTTCACGCAAACCCGCCATGTTGAGGACTTCGGTTTCACTCTCTTCACGAATCAGGTCGACCATTTCATCGATGGTCAAACGGCCTATCAGCTTACCGTTTTTGTCGACCACAGGGGCCGAGATCAAGTCATAGCGCTCAAACGCCTGCGCGGCCTCGTAGGCGTCTTCATCCGGGTGAAAACTCACCGTATCGCTGGCCATCAAATCCGCAACTTTCTTCTCGGGATCATTCACCAGCAGGCGCTTGATCGGCAGCACCCCCTTGAGAATGCCTTCGTAGTCGACCACAAATAATTTGTCAGTATGGCCGGGCAGCTCTTTGAGGCGGCGCAGATAACGCAGTACCACTTCCAGACTGACGTCTTCGCGGATGGTGACCATCTCGAAGTCCATCAGCGCACCGACCTGGTCCTCGTCATAGGACAGCGCAGAGCGCACGCGCTCACGCTGCTGACTGTCGAGGGCCTCCATCAGCTCATGGACGACATCACGAGGCAGCTCAGGGGCCAGGTCAGCCAGTTCGTCGGCGTCCATCTCCCGGGCGGCGGCCAGGAGCTCATGATCGTCCATGTCGGCGATCAGGGTTTCACGGACCGAGTCGGATACTTCGAGGAGGATGTCGCCGTCACGGTCAGCCTTGACCAACTGCCAGAGGGTCAGTCGATCACCCAGTGGCAACGCTTCAAGGATATAGGCGACGTCGGCAGAGTGCAGGTCATCGAGCTTGCGTTGCAGCTCGACGAGGTTTTGCCGGTGAACCAGGTTTTCAACGCGGTCGTGGTGCGGACCTTCCTGGCGGTGCGTGAGGTCTTCGACCACGCGCTGACGCTGCAGCAGCTCGATGACTTGAGCCAGGCGATCCTGCAGGCTGTCTTGTGTTTTCTTTACTTCTACTTCGGTCATAGGCGAACTCCACTCCCAGCAGCGGGGCACGCCGGAAGGATCAATCAGTCAATTCATGATTGGTAAAGCGGGGTACTGAGTAACTACTGGGTAAGTCCATGGAGGTATTCCACAAGCCCCGGCGGGGCTGACGGGCGCAATGATACACGCTGCGTGCGCCTTAACGCTAAAAAACTGGAAAGAACAAGCGCTTGCGAGCCAAAACTGAACATCGGCCGCACTTATGAACTGCGACGACACAGCGCGAAGGGAAAACACATGGGACGCAAGAAAAGATGAAGCCCAGGATCAATCCTACACAAACCCCAGACGGCAAAAAGCCCGCACTAGGCGGGCTTTTTGTTTGTATGGTGCACTCGACAGGATTCGAACCTGTGACCGCTCGGTTCGTAGCCGAGTACTCTATCCAGCTGAGCTACGAGTGCAGATTGTGTTTTTAGACCAGATCACAACTGGTTGAAGCCGAATCACCTGCATTACTGCAACTGACTCTTAAATGGTGCACTCGACAGGATTCGAACCTGTGACCGCTCGGTTCGTAGCCGAGTACTCTATCCAGCTGAGCTACGAGTGCATTTGTTGCCGCGCATTATAGG is a window of Pseudomonas antarctica DNA encoding:
- the flgM gene encoding flagellar biosynthesis anti-sigma factor FlgM, yielding MVIDFSRLNNTPALPGNTRTSGAKDSVEAKAQPAPVKAEQAGASQSGESVHLSNEAQQLQKVTDSLRDQPVVNKARVAELKQAVADGSYKVDSNRVASKLLNFEAER
- a CDS encoding flagella synthesis protein FlgN, with protein sequence MHHDEHLLQLIIDDLAPTQHLLELLKEESLALYGRDMRLLEEILARKQSLIVLLEQHGKKRSEILISLGLPADHDGLSQLASHSSVGDQLLAQSTALNQLLAQCQEANLLNGQSIQLQQATTANQLRILHGGEPPALYNAQGSTSRLVKPSTRSQA
- a CDS encoding flagellar brake protein, producing the protein MFNALNAEDAPQPPKVLTTPLEIASTLRMLQESHDPLIITFHERSQRFQSYLVDVDRDSKTLALDEMIPRDGERYLENGEPFRIEGFHDGVRVAWESNGTLTISEKDGHRIYTGSMPAEVVYHQRRNAFRAALKLAQLVSIELGGEKLKAPISGKLLDISATGCKLRFEGDISERLQLGQVYDRFIAALPFGSMTTSVELRYLHFEDKINTTFAGVRFHNMSGLVQRQVERFVYQLQREARRFDKDDDL
- a CDS encoding MFS transporter, whose translation is MRQIWKSFRALYFASLMMLIGSGLLSTYLALRLAADHVDSLWVGALMAANYFGLVLGGKIGHRLIARVGHIRAYATCAGIVGAAVLGHGLINWLPAWIVLRMIVGLGMMCQYMVIESWLNEQADAKQRGVVFSGYMIASYLGLVLGQLILVMHPELGLELLMLVALCFALCLVPVAMTRRIHPAPLHPAPMEPRFFIKRVPQSLSTVLGAGLIVGSFYGLAPLYASQQGLTTEQVGLFMGSCIFAGLLVQWPLGWLSDRYDRALLIRCFALCLAVAALPLAVMTHVPLEVLFVAGFLCSLVQFCLYPLAVAFSNDHVEGDRRVSLTAMLLVTYGVGASIGPLLAGVVMKLFGSHMLYAFFSLCALILVWRIRPKAVTNLHQVDDAPLHHVAMPDSMSSSPLVACLDPRVDEAVVQEQMQNAVPDPEPETDPQPPVDEPAFEGPPEPLGPDDHPHDLSRARP
- a CDS encoding PA3371 family protein; this translates as MTKSAWLFLCLTIAAGILGLGTRSQDGQTTAYVAAGVFASLLLLTLIVGRRIKFDPVLR
- a CDS encoding Arc family DNA-binding protein, translating into MRPLKQAIYSSRTADKFVVRLPDGMRERIAEVARNHHRSMNSEIIARLEQSLIQEGALGEELSMRLDSPELSLHERELLQRFRQLSHRQQNALVSLIAHDVEAAAEAN
- the mgtE gene encoding magnesium transporter, which translates into the protein MTEVEVKKTQDSLQDRLAQVIELLQRQRVVEDLTHRQEGPHHDRVENLVHRQNLVELQRKLDDLHSADVAYILEALPLGDRLTLWQLVKADRDGDILLEVSDSVRETLIADMDDHELLAAAREMDADELADLAPELPRDVVHELMEALDSQQRERVRSALSYDEDQVGALMDFEMVTIREDVSLEVVLRYLRRLKELPGHTDKLFVVDYEGILKGVLPIKRLLVNDPEKKVADLMASDTVSFHPDEDAYEAAQAFERYDLISAPVVDKNGKLIGRLTIDEMVDLIREESETEVLNMAGLREEEDIFASVWRSLHNRWAWLAINLITAFIASRVIGLFEGSIEKLVALAALMPIVAGIGGNSGNQTITMIVRAMALDQVSTANSSRLLRKELVVGLINGLVWGGVIGVVAYLLYGSWSLGVVMTAAMTLNLLLAALMGVLIPMTLARLGRDPAMGASVMITAMTDSGGFFIFLGLATIFLL